One window of the Salvelinus fontinalis isolate EN_2023a chromosome 2, ASM2944872v1, whole genome shotgun sequence genome contains the following:
- the LOC129815122 gene encoding neuropeptide FF receptor 1-like: MEIASLNETAVNSTMDRANRTYIPYYLHSSGMSVIYILCYMMVLLLCVGGNVLVSLVVLRNRNMRSVTNLFILNLAISDLLIGVFCVPTTLIDSLISGWPFGQITCTMSNLVQGMSVSASVFTLVAIAVDRFTGIVYPFRHRMRPVAALVAILFIWVLAFAVICPSAATLTIIHLEDTYLVQDNQTYPVFVCFEKWPRPEMRRVYTMVIFVHVYLAPLGVISIMYGCIVAKLSVNLRQVRLAEVRRAHSQRRVKVINMLIMVAVLFMVSWLPLWTLMLLTDYRDLDTQQIDFLSSYLFPVAHWLAFFNSGINPIIYGFFNENFRRGFQAAVACRSCSQKTTTGVVNTRFNFPPPNRVFNENPESSGGRKGHCSKGTPKIVPHGTNGILLDDINRNAGLNRVIGAWVE; encoded by the exons ATGGAGATTGCGTCACTGAATGAAACTGCTGTgaacagcaccatggacagagccAACCGCACCTACATACCTTATTACCTGCACTCATCCGGCATGTCTGTCATCTATATCCTGTGCTATATGATGGTTCTCCTGCTCTGCGTCGGGGGGAACGTGCTGGTCTCCCTGGTGGTCCTCCGGAACCGCAACATGCGCTCCGTCACCAACCTCTTCATCCTCAACTTGGCCATCAGTGACCTGCTCATTGGAGTGTTCTGCGTTCCAACGACTTTGATTGACAGCCTAATATCAG GATGGCCGTTTGGCCAGATTACATGCACCATGAGCAACCTGGTCCAGGGGATGTCAGTGTCAGCATCAGTCTTCACTCTGGTGGCCATAGCTGTTGACAG gTTCACAGGTATTGTGTACCCCTTTAGACATCGAATGAGGCCTGTGGCTGCTCTCGTCGCCATCCTCTTCATCTGGGTGCTGGCGTTTGCTGTAATCTGCCCCTCGGCCGCTACCCTGACCATCATTCACTTGGAGGACACCTACCTGGTCCAGGACAACCAGACATACCCTGTCTTCGTCTGCTTCGAGAAATGGCCCCGGCCCGAGATGCGTCGTGTCTACACCATGGTCATCTTCGTGcacgtgtacctggcccccctggGTGTTATCAGCATCATGTATGGCTGCATCGTTGCCAAGCTCTCAGTCAACCTGAGGCAGGTGAGGCTGGCAGAGGTGCGGAGGGCCCATTCCCAGCGCAGGGTTAAAGTGATCAACATGCTAATCATGGTGGCGGTGCTCTTCATGGTGTCATGGCTGCCTCTGTGGACGTTAATGCTGCTGACTGACTACAGGGATCTGGACACGCAGCAGATTGACTTCCTCAGCAGCTACCTGTTCCCTGTGGCCCACTGGCTGGCCTTCTTTAACAGCGGGATTAACCCCATCATCTATGGCTTCTTCAATGAGAACTTCCGCAGGGGGTTCCAGGCTGCAGTGGCCTGCAGGTCCTGTTCACAAAAAACAACAACGGGGGTGGTTAATACACGCTTCAACTTCCCTCCCCCTAACAGAGTATTTAACGAGAACCCTGAGTCCTCTGGTGGGAGGAAAGGCCACTGCTCTAAGGGCACTCCTAAGATTGTCCCacatggaaccaatggaatcCTCCTGGATGACATTAACAGGAATGCTGGACTCAACAGGGTGATTGGAGCCTGGGTGGAGTGA